Part of the Fusarium musae strain F31 chromosome 3, whole genome shotgun sequence genome, AACCCCGCGAGGGACATGGATGCTCTGATATATCTCCACGCGTACCCACTGGTGTGGAATTCGGCTCGACTCTTACTGATATTGGTTGTGTTGCAGTAATATTCGAGCCAGAAATCTTCCATCTGCGTGTCGCCTAAAGCCTTGAAGATGCCACGATTGAATTCGTGTCCTGTGGTGTAAGATGCAGAGGGATACGTCAGATCAAGAGCAAACCGCCATAGGCTGGCCATACGCCCTGCAAATTTCTTGGCAAATCCAAACATAGGCACGACATCAGCATGCCGGGCATACAGAGCGCCAACAAAGGCACCGATCGAAGTTCCTCCAACGAGATCAATAGGAATTCCGGCTTCTTCCATGGCTCGGATGATACCAATTTGAGTGATGCCGCGAGCACCGCCTCCGCCAAGAACAAGTCCAATGGATTTACCACATAGTCGTCGTGCCAGGCGATGAAAGTCGCCCTTGTAAGGAGAATCGGGTGAGTAGTACGGCGTGTGGTGCACCTTGCGAGACGTGTATTTTTGAATTTCAGCCTGCAAGACCTGGACACGTTCTTTGAGTGCTTGACCAAGTTTCTTGGGGGCATGGACTGGCATCTCGTTTGTTCTGAAAGCCATTTGAATATGGCAGTGGCCACCATTGATCCACATTCGATTTTGCAGCCAAGCTCGAGTCAGCCCAGGCCGTGAATAACGCTCAGCATGAAGTAAGACCAGCACTTTTCTAGCGGTAGATTTCATGCCAAGCATAAAGCGTTCGTATTCACCAATAGCTGGTGATCCTTCGGCAAGACCCACCAAAAGGATGCTGTCAGCTTGCGTGATACAAGTCTGTGTCCACGGCGAGTTGACGTTCGTATCTAGAGCCAATATGTTAGCTCAAGGCTCTTGTCCGAAGGTCCAGAAAATAAGTTGTAACGAGAATAAGTCAGGAAAAAATTAGAGTTAATAGAACCAACATCGGCTTTGCCTCTGGAGTCTATGTGTGATATTATCATCATAAAAGAAATggctgaagaaagaaaacaatGTATTGCTTACCTGCAACATAGACAACCAGACCATACTTCTCTTCCAGATCAGCAAGATATTGAGAAAGCCTCAGCTTTCCCATCTTATTGAAAGCATGTTTGCCGAGGTGGTTGAGAATGGCGGCCTGGTTGAGGGATGTGGCCCCATTAGCTGGACCGACTTGCGCCAGGGCATTCATGAGGCGGTTCCCAAACTCAACAACAGGTACGCCCGCGGTAACAGGCAAGATCGCTACTGTTCGTAGATTCATATTGGACTTGCGCATCAAAGTTTTTGGATTGGTGCTAGCATCCTTGTACGAGAACTTGGATGTCTCGTCAACGATTGCCCTCATCCGTGATGCAATGATCTTTGAAAttttgatggtgatgttcgGATGCTCTTGTGCCAAGCTGTTGAAGAGTGTTCGGGGGAATTTCACCAACTCCGTATCTCGAATAGCATGCAGAGTCCCTGGGCGAGCAGTTTCTGTAAGCACCTCAAGCTCACCGACACTGTCGCCTTGTCCGTATTCGGCGAGAGCCGTTACGCCGCCACTGCCACCCTTTCGCTCCTGGACCAACCGAAGGCGACCGTTGAGGACAATGTAAATCGCCTCGCTTTCATCACCCTCGTGAAATAGCACCTGCCCTGCATTGACTTGAACCCATTCCAGAGCAAAGTCAATATGTAGAATCAGGCGGGGCAAGATGTTGGTAAGCCTCTTGGCCATAGTGAGGAGAACAATCGGATAGCGGTCAACAATCCGCTCCAGCGAAGCGCGAGGCAGGAAGCCTACATAGACATCCGTCTTTGCGACAACATCAATGAAAGACCGATATGAAGACACACTTCCGATGTAACCAGCCAGTCCACCCGGTTTGACCAGGGCAATGCTGCGACGAGACTTCTTCGATGTTGATTGCTGCGTCTCGGCCTGATCTCTTGCAGCTTCGGTCCGAGCCAGATTGGGGAAAGAACCCATTTCAGAAGGATCTGGGGATGAAGGAGCTGGTTGAGATGAACCAAATCCGTTAGATTGTAAGATGTTGTGAGCATCTGCCTCACCAGTCGTACCAATGTCTAAGAACCCATCGACGACATAGTACAAACCGGGGTTTCGTTCTCCTTGCTCTACGAGAACAGAGCCTTTGGGGAAGAAAAcgatctcaacctcatccttCATGTCGCTCGCAAGACCCTGGGCGCTCACAGGAGCATGTAAAGTGGTTCCTCCAGAAGTCACAGACTCAGTCTCGCCGTCAACAGAGCCATCGTAAGGAGGCATGAAGCCGAATGCGTTGTTTTGGTTATAAAACTTTGATCGTCGATGGTCGAGCGACACCAGTCTGGGAGAGCCTTCCATCGACTCGGGCTCGCGGGATGCACTTCCATTGGCATCAAGCCCAAGTGACTTAAACATGCACTCCAAAATAGAAGCACGGAAGAGATTGTCTTCATCCACAGTTTCTCGCGGATCCATCGTCATGCGACCAAGCCTCCTTGAATCAAAGGGATCATTGAAAAATCTATCATCCTTTGCATTCGCGCCCTGGTGTCTCATTGAGGCCCCCGAAATGGATCGTTGATCCGCCGGCGAGATACGCGAATTCCCTCGAGCTAACTGAGTATTAGACAGCAGATCTCCAGGGCCTGGAGTGTGGGGAGAAGTTCTTTCGCGAGGTGGCGCAATGGTGCTTGTGACAACCGAAGTCGTCCGCAATTTGGTCATTGATTGCAGCATAGCCTCTTTCCGAAGAGTTGTACTTGACCTTCGCCGATGAGTTGAGGCCGAGTTGTGCAGCGCAATGCCCTTCgtgtcatcatcttcgtctgtACGTTCCCTCTCGCGCTTGAACTTCTCCTTGAGACGTTCTAGAGCATCGCCTCGCAGAATATTGGGGAGCTGGCATACTGTATACTTGATCATGCTCTTCTCTGTCTGCAATACTTCGCTAGTCAAGCCGAGATAGTTGAATGCTTGCGCAAGCGTGACTCTTTGGAATCTTGAGAGAATAACATGTACAATGTGTGCGGTTGCCTTTGGGTAGATCTTGATGAGTCTTCTAAACGCACTGGCTGGGATGATTGCAATTGTTGTATCAACCGTAGCACGAGCAATAATGTCTGGGTGAGCCGAGCCAGATGTTGCCCTTGTTGGCAGAGGCGGTCTAGTAGGTGGAGGTGTATCGCCATCCAGTGACATGGCAGGAATCGCAGCCTGATCGGTTTCCAAGCCAGAAACACCAAGGCCTTCgcgcttcttctcgtccgCCTCCATATCATTCCGCGACTGAGGTGTGCCCGGCATGGACATATTGACATCCGAAGGAACACGTCGAAGATGAGGCTTCTCGAAGGTCGGGTGTCTGAGGCCGCTACTTTTGGCAGGATGCAAAGAAGAGTCCTCCTGATCATCGTTAGGCCGTAGCCTAACATCCTCTGTAAACAAAGACATGATGGAGAACAAGGATGA contains:
- the NTE1 gene encoding phosphatidylcholine and lysophosphatidylcholine phospholipase (EggNog:ENOG41~BUSCO:EOG092603EH) gives rise to the protein MADDVAETVAYALSSSSPSIVSTMPAVTAHEPYTWFGLFGWLIWFLLHITSTILYWVIRIATINVPSFLFHLFSTSWTVTMNATTLMFIMAAVVSAVSWVVRYRILNMYSRLPPEPQRKEPDIDLFPDTHEGGTKSGLANYLDEFLSAIKIFGYLERPVFHELTRSMQTRKLIAGETINLEEEKGFCIVVDGLVEIFVKSNRSPRAAAASRGHLDLDSSDEDDIAPGQQTYQLLTEVRNGAPMSSLFSIMSLFTEDVRLRPNDDQEDSSLHPAKSSGLRHPTFEKPHLRRVPSDVNMSMPGTPQSRNDMEADEKKREGLGVSGLETDQAAIPAMSLDGDTPPPTRPPLPTRATSGSAHPDIIARATVDTTIAIIPASAFRRLIKIYPKATAHIVHVILSRFQRVTLAQAFNYLGLTSEVLQTEKSMIKYTVCQLPNILRGDALERLKEKFKRERERTDEDDDTKGIALHNSASTHRRRSSTTLRKEAMLQSMTKLRTTSVVTSTIAPPRERTSPHTPGPGDLLSNTQLARGNSRISPADQRSISGASMRHQGANAKDDRFFNDPFDSRRLGRMTMDPRETVDEDNLFRASILECMFKSLGLDANGSASREPESMEGSPRLVSLDHRRSKFYNQNNAFGFMPPYDGSVDGETESVTSGGTTLHAPVSAQGLASDMKDEVEIVFFPKGSVLVEQGERNPGLYYVVDGFLDIGTTGEADAHNILQSNGFGSSQPAPSSPDPSEMGSFPNLARTEAARDQAETQQSTSKKSRRSIALVKPGGLAGYIGSVSSYRSFIDVVAKTDVYVGFLPRASLERIVDRYPIVLLTMAKRLTNILPRLILHIDFALEWVQVNAGQVLFHEGDESEAIYIVLNGRLRLVQERKGGSGGVTALAEYGQGDSVGELEVLTETARPGTLHAIRDTELVKFPRTLFNSLAQEHPNITIKISKIIASRMRAIVDETSKFSYKDASTNPKTLMRKSNMNLRTVAILPVTAGVPVVEFGNRLMNALAQVGPANGATSLNQAAILNHLGKHAFNKMGKLRLSQYLADLEEKYGLVVYVADTNVNSPWTQTCITQADSILLVGLAEGSPAIGEYERFMLGMKSTARKVLVLLHAERYSRPGLTRAWLQNRMWINGGHCHIQMAFRTNEMPVHAPKKLGQALKERVQVLQAEIQKYTSRKVHHTPYYSPDSPYKGDFHRLARRLCGKSIGLVLGGGGARGITQIGIIRAMEEAGIPIDLVGGTSIGAFVGALYARHADVVPMFGFAKKFAGRMASLWRFALDLTYPSASYTTGHEFNRGIFKALGDTQMEDFWLEYYCNTTNISKSRAEFHTSGYAWRYIRASMSLAGLLPPLCDEGSMLLDGGYIDNLTVSHMKGLGVDIIFAIDVGALDDDTPQTYGDSLSGAWAFVNRWNPFSSHPNPPTLAEIQGRLAYVSSVDALERAKTMAGCIYMRPPIDDYGTLDFHKFDELYQLGYKYGQEFFNKMKEQGVLPLVEETEAKKALRRTMAPRRASI